The Oxobacter pfennigii genome has a segment encoding these proteins:
- a CDS encoding VOC family protein, with amino-acid sequence MIDDICLGNIMIDCDDQEKLCEFYYKLLGWEKRTMFGRPALCSSSGIIFLFIEEESYSPPIWPEENDRQQKQMHFDFQVPDVVSAVEYALSLGATKALSQFGGNEFVTMIDPAGHPFCLCAKDNMP; translated from the coding sequence ATGATTGATGATATATGCTTGGGCAACATAATGATTGATTGTGATGACCAAGAAAAGTTATGTGAATTCTACTATAAATTGCTTGGCTGGGAAAAGCGCACAATGTTCGGCCGTCCTGCACTATGCAGCAGTAGTGGAATCATATTTCTGTTTATAGAAGAAGAATCCTACAGCCCTCCCATATGGCCTGAGGAAAACGATAGACAGCAAAAACAGATGCATTTTGATTTCCAGGTTCCGGATGTGGTTTCAGCAGTTGAATATGCATTGTCCCTTGGTGCAACTAAAGCATTGTCTCAGTTTGGAGGCAATGAATTTGTGACTATGATAGATCCTGCCGGACATCCATTTTGCCTCTGCGCCAAAGATAACATGCCATGA
- a CDS encoding nitroreductase family protein, with amino-acid sequence MDIYEAINNRHSVRSYLDKRIPDEIVAELLLEIKKCNEESGLNLQLVTNEPKAFSGVLAHYGKFVNVKNYIALVGKKDKDLDEKLGYYGERIVLKSFMMGLDTCWVGATYSKSKCACEVNPGEILRGVISIGYGENKGKPHKNKPLEKLCKVEGPMPDWFLSGMKAAMLAPTAVNQQKFLFTLKGNTIKAEETGGFYSKMDLGIVKYHFEIGAGMDNCKWI; translated from the coding sequence ATGGATATTTATGAAGCTATAAATAACCGTCACTCTGTGCGAAGCTACTTAGACAAAAGAATCCCCGATGAAATAGTTGCAGAGCTTCTTTTAGAGATTAAAAAATGCAATGAAGAAAGCGGCTTAAACCTGCAGCTTGTAACAAATGAACCAAAAGCCTTCAGCGGAGTATTGGCCCATTACGGGAAATTCGTAAATGTTAAAAATTATATAGCTTTAGTGGGCAAAAAGGATAAAGACTTGGATGAGAAATTGGGATATTACGGAGAAAGAATAGTCTTAAAATCTTTTATGATGGGACTTGATACCTGCTGGGTAGGAGCCACATACAGTAAAAGCAAATGTGCATGTGAAGTTAACCCGGGAGAAATCTTACGCGGTGTAATTTCTATAGGCTACGGCGAAAATAAAGGCAAGCCCCATAAGAATAAACCATTAGAAAAGCTTTGCAAAGTTGAGGGTCCTATGCCTGATTGGTTTTTATCCGGTATGAAGGCAGCAATGCTGGCGCCTACAGCTGTAAACCAGCAAAAATTTTTATTTACACTTAAAGGCAATACCATAAAAGCAGAAGAAACTGGGGGCTTTTACTCTAAAATGGATTTGGGTATTGTAAAGTATCATTTTGAAATTGGCGCCGGAATGGACAATTGCAAGTGGATATAA
- a CDS encoding NAD(P)H-dependent glycerol-3-phosphate dehydrogenase, producing the protein MSKVSVIGAGSWGTALSILLAKKGLRVSIWDRNDGLLNDIKKARENIKYLPGVIIPQNVEVYPDIIECIKDTDLIVLGVPSHAIREICKNIKGSLNDGQKIVSIAKGIENDTYLRMSQVIEEETGINDVCVLSGPSHAEEVSRDIPTTVVVSSRKRTVAEYVQDIFMTPKFRVYTNPDITGVELGGAIKNIIALAAGISDGLGYGDNTKAALMTRGLAEMTRLGVAMGADTFTFSGLSGIGDLIVTCTSMHSRNRRAGILIGQGKSVNEALTEVKMVVEGVKTTKAAYELSKRYQVEMPITEKLYEVLFQDKNPKYAVTELMLREKTIELHENEEVVTREQKSWEL; encoded by the coding sequence ATGAGTAAAGTATCGGTAATCGGTGCCGGAAGCTGGGGCACCGCACTTTCCATCCTTCTTGCAAAGAAGGGCTTAAGAGTATCCATCTGGGACAGGAATGACGGCCTTTTAAATGATATAAAAAAAGCAAGGGAAAATATCAAATATCTTCCGGGTGTAATCATACCACAGAATGTGGAAGTTTATCCGGACATAATTGAATGCATAAAAGATACCGATTTAATTGTTCTGGGAGTACCTTCCCATGCCATAAGGGAGATATGCAAAAATATAAAAGGGAGCTTAAATGATGGTCAAAAAATCGTAAGTATTGCCAAGGGCATTGAGAACGATACATATTTAAGGATGTCTCAAGTTATTGAAGAAGAAACGGGAATTAATGATGTATGCGTACTTTCAGGCCCCAGCCACGCCGAAGAGGTATCAAGGGATATCCCTACAACGGTAGTGGTATCTTCAAGGAAGAGGACTGTTGCCGAATACGTTCAGGATATTTTTATGACACCTAAATTCAGGGTATATACCAACCCGGATATTACAGGAGTGGAATTGGGGGGTGCAATAAAGAACATAATAGCACTGGCAGCCGGCATATCCGACGGATTAGGGTACGGCGACAATACAAAGGCCGCATTGATGACAAGAGGGCTTGCTGAAATGACAAGGTTAGGAGTAGCTATGGGAGCGGACACTTTCACCTTCTCCGGGCTTTCGGGCATAGGGGATTTAATTGTTACCTGCACCAGCATGCACAGCAGAAACAGGCGTGCCGGCATATTGATAGGCCAGGGGAAGAGTGTAAATGAAGCATTAACAGAAGTAAAAATGGTGGTAGAGGGCGTTAAAACCACAAAGGCTGCCTATGAGCTTTCCAAGAGATATCAGGTAGAAATGCCCATTACAGAAAAGCTCTATGAAGTTCTTTTTCAGGACAAAAACCCAAAATATGCAGTAACAGAGCTTATGCTGAGGGAGAAGACCATAGAGCTTCATGAAAATGAAGAAGTCGTCACCCGCGAGCAAAAATCCTGGGAATTGTAA